In Colletotrichum lupini chromosome 6, complete sequence, a single window of DNA contains:
- a CDS encoding fatty acid hydroxylase: MNDFLDWCPPGYVEVLGSLGVQAGYFACGMIMEKMRPAYVTATSREVLNKSILNHVILNSLHFAIATCMGGNSILSQGYPKKYQLPPWTELISQLVIALVLRDAVFWIVHRLLHIPGLYRVHAKHHEIKNPGDHHIFTISYMSVADFFFLYAIPIVSVARFLDMKLVTTLAFSFISATGEQVKLVWGDEAHDEHHVNGAVNFGAYGPMDWSEEYRARHVDE, encoded by the exons ATGAACGACTTTCTGGACTGGTGTCCACCTGGTTACGTTGAGGTTCTCGGCAGCCTCGGCGTTCAAGCGGGATATTTCGCTTGCGGGATGATCATGGAAAAGATGCGGCCTGCCTACGTCACCGCAACATCTCGCGAAGTCCTGAATAAGAGTATACTGAACCACGTCATTCTGAATTCCCTCCACTTCGCCATAGCAACTTGCATGGGTGGAAACTCGATTCTGTCACAAGGATATCCCAAAAAGTACCAGCTGCCGCCGTGGACCGAGCTCATATCACAGCTGGTGATCGCTCTTGTGTTACGGGATGCTGTATTCTGGATCGTTCATCGACTATTACACATCCCTGGACTATATCGAGTGCACGCGAAGCACCATGAGATCAAGAACCCGGGTGACCACCACATTTTTACCATCAGCTACATGTCCGTTGCAGACTTTTTCTTCTTGTACGCAATTCCGATAGTATCCGTGGCAAGGTTCTTGGACATGAAGCTCGTCACAACTTTGGCCTTCTCCTTCATTTCTGCAACGGGAGAGCAAGTTAAACTTGTTTGGGGAGACGAGGCCCATGACGAGCATCACGTGAACGGGGCGGTCAATTTCGGAGCATACGGCCCCATGGACTGG TCTGAAGAATACCGCGCGAGACACGTGGACGAATGA
- a CDS encoding major facilitator superfamily transporter has translation MAITTMDASGKDRVYEDTGLGPSTSSPDMDARDQELADRIAEQKIVRKLDMHIVPLVMLLYLFSFLDRVNIGNARLYNLERDLNLQGNQFQVAVSILFVTYIIFEVPSNLVLKLLTPRRWIAFITVSWGIIATLTGLVNSYGALIACRLLLGVVEAGLFPGLNVYLTFFYSKHELALRVGYLFVSAAIAGGLGGLLAYGIGHMEGVAGLSGWRWIMIIEGLPTVVLGVVTYFALPNDAGSAYFLSEEEKAVLVRRRGREYGNTSSAQEFSRGDMVKAFMDWKVWVFCVAQFGADTMLYGFSTFLPTIINGLGTWTAAQVQLLTVPCYFLGAVVYMTMAFLSDRTQKRGLFCVIFGSISVIDYGVLISPTSNGVHYFGCFLVAAGLYVVVGLPLAWLPNNSPRYGKRTTASGMQLTIGNCSGVMSSFIYQAVDKPRYIRGHAVTLSMVGMATCMYGFMWFWYSRENKQRRGGRMENKYVDLSDDELAELGDESPRFRYTI, from the exons ATGGCCATAACGACCATGGACGCCTCCGGCAAGGACCGCGTCTACGAAGACACCGGCCTGGGCCCCAGCACCAGTTCCCCCGACATGGACGCCCGTGACCAAGAGCTCGCAGACCGCATCGCAGAACAGAAAATCGTCCGCAAACTAGACATGCACATCGTGCCCCTCGTGATGCTCCTCTACCTATTCAGCTTTCTCGACCG CGTCAACATCGGTAACGCCCGCCTCTACAACCTCGAACGCGACCTCAACCTCCAAGGCAACCAATTCCAAGTCGCCGTCTCAATCCTCTTCGTAACCTACATCATCTTCGAGGTCCCCTCCAACCTCGTCCTCAAGCTCCTCACCCCGCGCCGCTGGATCGCCTTCATCACAGTCTCCTGGGGCATCATCGCCACCCTCACGGGGCTAGTAAACTCCTACGGCGCCCTCATCGCCtgccgcctcctcctcggcgtCGTCGAAGCAGGCCTCTTCCCGGGGTTAAACGTCTACCTCACCTTCTTCTACAGTAAGCACGAGCTCGCGCTGCGCGTGGGCTACCTATTCGTCAGCGCTGCCATCGCGGGCGGGTTAGGTGGTCTGTTGGCGTACGGGATCGGGCACATGGAGGGTGTCGCCGGGTTGAGCGGGTGGCGGTGGATTATGATCATTGAGGGCTTGCCGACGGTCGTGCTTGGTGTGGTGACGTATTTCGCGTTGCCCAACGACGCGGGTAGCGCGTACTTCCTGagcgaggaggagaaggcggTATTGGTGAGGCGGAGGGGGAGGGAGTACGGCAACACGAGCAGTGCGCAGGAGTTTAGTCGCGGGGATATGGTCAAGGCGTTTATGGATTGGAAGGTATGGGTGTTTTGCGTTGCGCAATTTGGGGCTGATACGATGCTCTACG GCTTCTCGACTTTCCTCCCGACCATTATAAATGGCCTCGGAACGTGGACGGCGGCGCAGGTGCAGCTGCTCACTGTGCCGTGCTACTTTCTCGGTGCCGTAGTCTACATGACCATGGCTTTCCTGTCGGACCGCACACAAAAGCGCGGCCTGTTCTGTGTCATCTTTGGGAGCATCAGCGTCATCGATTACGGCGTGCTCATATCACCGACTTCGAATGGGGTTCATTACTTTGGATGCTTCCTTGTCGCGGCGGGATTGTACGTCGTGGTTGGGTTACCACTTGCTTGG CTTCCGAACAACTCGCCGAGATACGGCAAGCGGACGACCGCGAGTGGTATGCAGCTCACCATCGGCAACTGCTCCGGCGTCATGTCGTCCTTCATCTA CCAAGCTGTCGATAAGCCGCGCTATATCCGCGGTCACGCCGTGACGCTGAGCATGGTCGGTATGGCAACATGCATGTACGGCTTCATGTGGTTCTGGTACTCGAGGGAGAACAAGCAGCGGCGGGGTGGTCGTATGGAAAACAagtacgtcgacctctcTGATGACGAGCTGGCGGAGCTGGGCGATGAGAGTCCGCGGTTCCGGTACACCATTTAA
- a CDS encoding coagulation factor 5/8 type domain-containing protein: protein MMGVSKRTGLFTLTWVLLSLFANAAAAAGVKSIFLFKDVLQSNTTALKTSGFDTLLIFRIGLLGNGDLVYYSTGDAGEAVDAPVVTNGSYVGGTALAEKVKSFKTGTTNINRVEISLVSHDTTFQIIRDLINADGTGSDTKLYKNFEVLKAEWDLDAFNNDDEGVYDVASTVSFAQMLGKMGYQYSIAPYTNSGFWANVRTQVESANPGLFDRVYLQVYDGGAGNNPGTWQTTLGMKVIPLVWVVNDAKPSQGTTATQAQQRFASWFSQYVVAGGGYWNDYDIEKMGSSYTDYGAALTSVF, encoded by the coding sequence ATGATGGGGGTCTCCAAGAGAACCGGTCTTTTCACCCTGACTTGGGTGCTATTGTCACTCTTTGCCAATGCCGCAGCAGCCGCCGGCGTGAAGAGCATTTTCCTCTTCAAGGATGTTCTCCAGTCGAACACCACAGCTCTCAAGACCTCCGGCTTCGACACCCTCCTCATCTTCCGTATCGGTCTCCTCGGCAATGGCGATCTCGTCTACTACTCAACAGGAGACGCGGGCGAGGCAGTCGACGCGCCCGTGGTGACGAATGGCTCATATGTTGGTGGAACCGCGTTGGCGGAAAAGGTTAAATCCTTCAAGACGGGCACAACCAACATCAACAGGGTGGAGATATCGCTGGTGTCACATGACACGACATTTCAGATCATCCGCGATTTGATCAACGCAGACGGGACAGGATCTGACACAAAGTTGTACAAGAACTTTGAGGTTCTGAAGGCCGAGTGGGATCTTGACGCATTCAACAACGACGATGAGGGCGTCTATGACGTGGCGAGCACAGTCAGTTTTGCTCAGATGCTTGGAAAGATGGGTTACCAGTATTCTATTGCGCCGTACACCAACAGTGGCTTCTGGGCGAACGTCAGAACACAAGTTGAATCCGCGAACCCTGGTCTGTTCGATAGGGTGTACCTCCAAGTCTACGACGGCGGAGCTGGCAACAATCCTGGAACGTGGCAGACGACCCTCGGCATGAAGGTGATCCCTCTTGTGTGGGTAGTCAATGACGCAAAGCCGTCTCAAGGAACGACTGCGACTCAAGCCCAGCAACGATTTGCAAGCTGGTTCTCGCAATACGTGGTGGCGGGCGGTGGGTACTGGAACGATTACGATATTGAGAAGATGGGCTCGTCTTACACGGATTACGGAGCTGCACTTACTAGTGTCTTCTAA